The Agromyces marinus genome window below encodes:
- a CDS encoding DNA modification methylase: MKARLAASVALALGIALGGSGCAMITYQATTEAYDPSDGVSADVGALDVRNILVISEDGEEGNLILAVVNTGDDDATLEIEFVDSGDSYEIDVEAGQTISLGTEDEEPLLIEGLDAEVGGNVDVYLQSGSAEGVQVSVPVLDGGLPEYADLVP; this comes from the coding sequence GTGAAGGCGCGTCTCGCGGCATCCGTCGCCCTGGCTCTCGGCATCGCCCTCGGCGGCAGCGGCTGCGCCATGATCACCTACCAGGCCACCACCGAGGCCTACGACCCGAGCGACGGCGTCTCGGCCGACGTCGGTGCGCTCGACGTCCGCAACATCCTCGTGATCAGCGAGGACGGCGAAGAGGGCAACCTCATCCTCGCCGTCGTCAACACGGGCGACGACGACGCGACCCTCGAGATCGAGTTCGTCGACTCGGGCGACTCCTACGAGATCGACGTCGAGGCCGGGCAGACCATCTCGCTCGGCACCGAGGACGAAGAGCCGCTCCTCATCGAGGGCCTCGACGCCGAGGTCGGCGGCAACGTCGACGTGTACCTGCAGTCCGGCAGCGCCGAGGGCGTCCAGGTCAGCGTCCCCGTCCTCGACGGGGGCCTCCCCGAGTACGCGGACCTCGTCCCGTAG
- a CDS encoding sensor histidine kinase encodes MESTWSVLVALTFGILLGAGFTVMLHMAERRGQSAARVVAPTIPDGVDQVLDVLESAGVVLDPSNNVLRASPGAVALGLVRNQMLIHRELLDLVRDVRGTGEPVEAEVELARGPFGEATMRLTVRVARLGTRFVLLLADDRTEADRLDEVRRDFIANISHELKTPIASVSLLAEALDQAADEPEQVRRFADRLGIESARLARITGEVIELSRLQARDALQRDELVAVDRVVAAAVDQNRVVAAAKGVDVAVRAKSRAEVYGDEALLVVALHNLIANAIAYSSEGGRVGIGVTADDEAVEIAIADQGVGIASEDLDRVFERFYRVDQARARNTGGSGLGLSIVKHTVQNHGGDVRVWSTPGRGSTFTVRLPLAERPILGEPADADPEPEAAKPAGATPTSRIAAALPAAPSRGDRE; translated from the coding sequence ATGGAGTCCACCTGGTCGGTGCTGGTCGCGCTGACCTTCGGCATCCTCCTCGGAGCCGGGTTCACCGTCATGCTGCACATGGCCGAACGCCGCGGCCAGAGCGCTGCACGCGTGGTCGCGCCGACGATCCCGGACGGCGTCGACCAGGTGCTCGACGTGCTCGAGTCGGCCGGGGTCGTGCTCGACCCGTCGAACAACGTCCTGCGCGCCTCGCCGGGCGCGGTCGCGCTCGGACTCGTGCGCAACCAGATGCTCATCCACCGGGAGCTGCTCGATCTCGTCCGAGACGTCCGGGGCACGGGCGAGCCCGTCGAGGCCGAGGTCGAGCTCGCGCGCGGCCCGTTCGGCGAGGCGACCATGCGGCTGACCGTCCGGGTGGCGCGACTCGGCACGCGCTTCGTGCTGCTGCTCGCCGACGACCGCACCGAGGCCGACCGCCTCGACGAGGTGCGGCGCGACTTCATCGCCAACATCAGCCACGAACTGAAGACGCCGATCGCGTCGGTCAGCCTGCTCGCCGAGGCGCTCGACCAGGCCGCCGACGAGCCCGAGCAGGTTCGCCGGTTCGCCGACCGGCTCGGCATCGAGTCCGCGCGCCTCGCGCGCATCACGGGCGAGGTCATCGAGCTCTCCCGGCTCCAGGCCCGCGATGCGCTCCAGCGCGACGAGCTCGTCGCCGTCGACCGCGTCGTCGCCGCGGCGGTCGACCAGAACCGGGTGGTCGCGGCCGCGAAGGGCGTCGATGTCGCCGTCCGTGCGAAGTCGCGTGCCGAGGTGTACGGCGACGAGGCGCTGCTGGTCGTCGCCCTGCACAACCTCATCGCCAATGCGATCGCGTACTCGAGCGAGGGCGGGCGCGTCGGCATCGGCGTGACCGCGGACGACGAGGCGGTCGAGATCGCGATCGCCGACCAGGGCGTCGGCATCGCCTCCGAAGACCTCGACCGCGTCTTCGAGCGGTTCTACCGGGTCGACCAGGCGCGGGCGCGGAACACGGGCGGCTCGGGCCTGGGGCTGAGCATCGTCAAGCACACCGTGCAGAACCACGGCGGCGACGTGCGGGTGTGGTCCACGCCCGGGCGCGGTTCGACCTTCACCGTGCGCCTGCCGCTCGCCGAGCGCCCGATCCTCGGCGAGCCCGCCGATGCCGACCCCGAGCCCGAGGCGGCGAAGCCCGCTGGCGCGACGCCCACATCCCGCATCGCAGCGGCCCTTCCGGCCGCCCCTTCCCGAGGAGACCGAGAGTGA
- a CDS encoding response regulator transcription factor translates to MTRILLVEDEIALSDPLSFLLEREGYEVEVADDGLAAVAAFDREGADLVLLDLMLPGLPGTEVCRELRQRSGVPIIMLTAKDSEVDIVVGLELGADDYVTKPYSTRELLARIRAVLRRRSEPDDLDESVIQAGRVRMDVDRHTVEVDGDPVAMPLKEFELLELLMRNAGRVLTRGQLIDRVWGSDYFGDTKTLDVHIKRIRSKIELTPSEPVQLVTVRGLGYRFEG, encoded by the coding sequence GTGACCCGCATCCTGCTCGTCGAGGACGAGATCGCCCTGAGCGACCCGCTGAGCTTCCTGCTCGAGCGCGAGGGCTACGAGGTGGAGGTGGCGGACGACGGGCTCGCGGCCGTGGCCGCGTTCGATCGGGAGGGCGCCGACCTCGTGCTGCTCGACCTGATGCTGCCGGGCCTGCCCGGAACCGAGGTGTGCCGCGAACTGCGCCAGCGATCCGGCGTGCCGATCATCATGCTCACCGCGAAGGACTCCGAGGTCGACATCGTCGTCGGGCTCGAGCTGGGGGCCGACGACTACGTCACCAAGCCGTACTCGACACGAGAACTGCTCGCTCGCATCCGCGCCGTGCTCCGCCGTCGCAGCGAACCGGACGACCTCGACGAATCGGTCATCCAGGCCGGCCGGGTGCGGATGGACGTCGACCGCCACACGGTCGAGGTCGACGGCGACCCCGTCGCCATGCCGCTCAAGGAATTCGAACTCCTGGAACTGCTCATGCGCAACGCCGGTCGGGTGCTGACCCGCGGGCAGCTCATCGACCGGGTGTGGGGCAGCGACTACTTCGGCGACACCAAGACGCTCGACGTGCACATCAAGCGGATCCGCTCCAAGATCGAGCTCACCCCGTCGGAGCCGGTGCAGCTCGTGACCGTGCGCGGGCTCGGCTACCGCTTCGAGGGGTAG
- a CDS encoding response regulator: MTPPVRVAIADDHALFRQGVRAMFATVDDVELVDEAEDGDDAIRVAVTSAPDVLLLDVRMPRRSGVDAIRAIRSRAPGVRIVMLTMVEADEALAVALRDGAVGYVLKGADPDELIRVVHAAARGELLFGASVAHRAAALLHPAAGPWHPPLPELRDREREVLDLLAAGHEPAEIARRLHVSVKTVRNVLAGIPARLGVATRGEAVDLARRAGLGRGA, from the coding sequence GTGACCCCGCCCGTCCGCGTCGCGATCGCCGACGACCATGCGCTGTTCCGGCAGGGTGTGCGGGCGATGTTCGCCACCGTGGACGACGTCGAGCTCGTCGACGAGGCCGAGGACGGCGACGACGCGATCCGCGTCGCGGTCACGAGCGCGCCGGACGTGCTGCTCCTCGACGTGCGGATGCCGCGGCGCAGCGGCGTCGACGCGATCCGCGCCATCCGCTCCCGTGCTCCCGGCGTCCGCATCGTGATGCTGACCATGGTCGAGGCCGACGAGGCACTGGCCGTCGCACTGCGCGACGGCGCCGTCGGCTACGTGCTGAAGGGTGCCGATCCCGACGAGCTCATCCGCGTGGTCCACGCGGCGGCGCGCGGAGAACTGCTCTTCGGCGCGAGCGTCGCCCATCGCGCCGCCGCACTGCTGCACCCGGCCGCCGGCCCGTGGCATCCGCCGCTGCCCGAACTCCGGGACCGGGAACGCGAGGTGCTCGACCTGCTCGCTGCGGGCCATGAGCCGGCCGAGATCGCCCGCCGCCTGCACGTGAGCGTCAAGACCGTGCGGAACGTGCTCGCGGGCATCCCCGCACGCCTCGGCGTCGCGACGCGCGGCGAGGCCGTCGACCTCGCGCGACGCGCCGGACTCGGCAGGGGCGCCTGA
- a CDS encoding methyltransferase domain-containing protein, which yields MPVGSITRGTTNTNRLRRVDRWIAAQPEFLRAPDPLVVDLGYGASGVTAFELATRLRRARADTRILGIEIEPGRVRTATQQLDEVRAGRTGFAPDLPVGFALGGFEVAVPGGASPAVIRAFNVLRQYDEADVAAAWARMTARLAPGGLLVEGTCDEVGRVASWVGVTDAGPATFTVSLRLAGLDAPSVLAERLPKALIHRNVPGERIHDLLGALDRAWRVHAPLSVYGPSQRWIALARDLRDDGWPVRGDVRRWRLGELTVDWASVAPRRTP from the coding sequence ATGCCGGTGGGATCGATCACGCGGGGCACGACGAACACGAACCGGCTGCGCCGCGTGGACCGCTGGATCGCCGCGCAGCCGGAGTTCCTGCGCGCCCCCGACCCGCTCGTCGTCGACCTCGGCTACGGGGCGAGCGGCGTCACCGCGTTCGAACTCGCGACCCGCCTGCGCCGCGCCCGCGCGGACACGCGCATCCTCGGCATCGAGATCGAGCCCGGCCGGGTGCGCACCGCCACGCAGCAGCTGGACGAGGTCCGTGCCGGGCGCACCGGCTTCGCGCCCGACCTCCCGGTGGGCTTCGCGCTCGGCGGCTTCGAGGTCGCGGTACCCGGCGGCGCCTCGCCCGCCGTGATCCGCGCCTTCAACGTGCTGCGCCAGTACGACGAGGCGGACGTCGCCGCGGCGTGGGCGCGCATGACCGCCCGGCTCGCGCCGGGCGGCCTGCTCGTCGAGGGGACCTGCGACGAGGTCGGCCGGGTCGCGAGCTGGGTCGGCGTGACGGATGCCGGGCCGGCCACGTTCACGGTGAGCCTGCGCCTGGCCGGGCTCGACGCGCCATCCGTCCTGGCCGAGCGCCTGCCGAAGGCGCTCATCCACCGCAACGTCCCGGGGGAACGCATCCACGACCTGCTCGGCGCACTCGACCGCGCCTGGCGCGTGCACGCGCCGCTGTCGGTGTACGGGCCCTCCCAGCGGTGGATCGCGCTCGCGCGCGACCTGCGCGACGACGGCTGGCCGGTCCGCGGCGACGTGCGCCGGTGGCGGCTCGGCGAACTCACCGTCGACTGGGCGTCGGTCGCGCCGCGCCGGACGCCCTGA
- a CDS encoding phosphoglyceromutase: protein MVYTLVLLRHGQSDWNQKNLFTGWVDVRLSEQGRAEAKRAGELLVEHGVLPDVLHTSVLTRAIQTANIALEHADRAWIDVRRSWRLNERHYGALQGLDKAETLEKYGPEQFMLWRRSFDTPPPVLADDAEWSQVGDPRYAGLADGELPRTECLKDVIARMLPYWESAIVPDLRSGRTVVVAAHGNSLRALVKHLDGIGDDDIAELNIPTGIPLVYELGEDFMPIAPGRYLDPEAAAAGAAAVAAQGRK from the coding sequence ATGGTCTACACCCTCGTGCTGCTGCGCCACGGCCAGAGCGACTGGAACCAGAAGAACCTGTTCACCGGCTGGGTGGACGTGCGATTGAGCGAGCAGGGCCGCGCCGAGGCGAAGCGCGCCGGCGAGCTGCTCGTCGAGCACGGGGTCCTCCCCGACGTGCTGCACACGTCGGTGCTCACCCGCGCCATCCAGACCGCCAACATCGCGCTCGAGCATGCCGACCGCGCGTGGATCGACGTGCGTCGCTCGTGGCGCCTCAACGAGCGCCACTACGGTGCGCTCCAGGGTCTCGACAAGGCCGAGACGCTCGAGAAGTACGGGCCCGAGCAGTTCATGCTGTGGCGCCGTTCGTTCGACACCCCGCCGCCCGTGCTCGCCGACGACGCCGAGTGGTCGCAGGTCGGCGACCCGCGCTACGCGGGCCTCGCCGACGGCGAGCTGCCGCGCACCGAGTGCCTGAAGGACGTCATCGCGCGCATGCTGCCGTACTGGGAGTCGGCGATCGTCCCCGACCTGCGCTCGGGGCGCACGGTCGTGGTCGCCGCCCACGGCAACTCGCTTCGCGCGCTCGTCAAGCACCTCGACGGCATCGGCGACGACGACATCGCCGAGCTGAACATCCCCACTGGCATCCCGCTCGTCTACGAGCTCGGCGAGGACTTCATGCCGATCGCCCCGGGGCGCTACCTCGACCCCGAGGCGGCGGCTGCCGGTGCGGCGGCGGTGGCGGCGCAGGGCAGGAAGTAG
- the phoU gene encoding phosphate signaling complex protein PhoU — MREVFQQELREVQDGLVEIATLVAGAIEKATRAFNESNVSLAEEVIADDHLIDTRAQALDELAITILARQQPVARDLRIVVSALRISASLERMGDMATHISQLARYRFPDKVVPKTLRPTFGEMGALDVEIAKQLVELLRTEDVALADQIRNEDDKVDALHLSVFDKVLGETWKGEAVDTVDATLASRYHERFADHAVSIAKKVQYLATGDWVPEPA; from the coding sequence ATGCGTGAGGTGTTCCAACAGGAACTGCGCGAGGTCCAGGACGGCCTCGTCGAGATCGCGACGCTCGTCGCCGGAGCCATCGAGAAGGCGACGCGCGCGTTCAACGAGTCGAACGTCAGCCTGGCCGAGGAGGTCATCGCCGACGACCACCTGATCGACACCAGGGCGCAGGCGCTCGACGAACTCGCGATCACGATCCTCGCGCGCCAGCAGCCGGTCGCCCGCGACCTGCGCATCGTCGTCAGCGCGCTGCGGATCTCGGCATCGCTCGAACGCATGGGCGACATGGCCACGCACATCTCGCAGCTCGCGCGGTACCGCTTCCCCGACAAGGTCGTCCCCAAGACCCTGCGCCCCACGTTCGGCGAGATGGGCGCACTCGACGTCGAGATCGCGAAGCAGCTCGTCGAGCTCCTCCGCACGGAGGACGTCGCGCTCGCCGACCAGATCCGCAACGAAGACGACAAGGTCGACGCCCTGCACCTCTCGGTGTTCGACAAGGTGCTCGGCGAGACGTGGAAGGGCGAGGCCGTCGACACGGTCGACGCCACCCTCGCGAGCCGGTACCACGAGCGGTTCGCCGACCACGCCGTGTCGATCGCGAAGAAGGTCCAGTACCTCGCGACCGGCGACTGGGTCCCCGAGCCCGCCTGA
- a CDS encoding CarD family transcriptional regulator: MLFEVGETVVYPHHGAATIVEVKKRIIKGEEKLYLKLNVTQGDLVIEVPAENVDLVGVRDVIGKEGLDKVFEVLRAPFTEEPTNWSRRYKANLEKLASGDVIKVSEVVRDLWRRDQDRGLSAGEKRMLAKARQILISELALAEKTDEEQASTVLDEVLAS, translated from the coding sequence ATGCTTTTTGAGGTTGGCGAGACCGTCGTTTACCCGCACCACGGCGCCGCAACGATCGTCGAAGTCAAGAAACGCATCATCAAGGGCGAAGAGAAGCTCTACCTCAAGCTGAACGTCACGCAGGGCGACCTCGTGATCGAGGTTCCCGCCGAGAACGTCGACCTCGTCGGCGTTCGCGACGTGATCGGGAAGGAAGGCCTCGACAAGGTCTTCGAGGTGCTCCGCGCTCCCTTCACCGAAGAGCCGACCAACTGGTCGCGCCGCTACAAGGCGAACCTCGAGAAGCTCGCTTCGGGTGATGTCATCAAGGTGTCCGAGGTCGTGCGCGACCTGTGGCGCCGCGACCAGGACCGCGGCCTGTCGGCCGGTGAGAAGCGCATGCTCGCGAAGGCCCGCCAGATCCTGATCTCCGAGCTCGCGCTCGCCGAGAAGACCGACGAGGAGCAGGCTTCGACCGTCCTCGACGAGGTGCTCGCCTCCTAG
- a CDS encoding sensor histidine kinase → MAPGPERPGRTAASRLAARLVAACAVASGIVILVSVPSAWRIRTEVCTGECPPGAIDAEAAARLDETGLGVAGYVAIGLVLSLVLAGACLAVSALLLRGASASETTARGAITAAAALVAIAVGFPQLVPALVAEYPAAAWLGTLADASVLLLVWWIAAFPDGVVRGWWARLLIVVAVAWIALSIAPAGTGAGSVAVAVGTVVVAALALVTVIVRLSRRDDADHRLVIGTSATIGGALAALAAAAVVQGAGLAPVGGLVDLALQALLVAAFLAIPIAVASAVLRRGLWGQAASIARIVAASAVAIAAVAGFAIAAASLHLAGAEPAVALAVPAAVLAVAIPPLDRLAVRGARRVLTGSATDRRRALGDLDGRLALAATSGPEPGLIEDALARALGVRAARIELGADAVSEADDPAPTLRLPVVHAGRSEGAVVLDPGRAGAVLDPAQREALEPVLAHLAAVLHARRLARELEASRRALLAAREDERRRVRDDLHDELGPTLAAAALTLGAAEREATRHPPDAVRLVADARAQLAAAVDDVRRIVRGLRPPVLDDVGLAEAVRAYAAAVDGAVRVEVVGGAPEPLPAAVEAAAYAIALEAIANAIRHSGGSRCRVSFGRDGDRLVLEVVDDGTGIADGAPGIGSASMERRAREQGGRVDIVSDAAGTTVRASLPLAEPAAAEAP, encoded by the coding sequence ATGGCGCCTGGCCCGGAGCGACCCGGCCGGACCGCGGCGAGCCGGCTCGCCGCCCGGCTCGTCGCGGCCTGCGCCGTGGCATCCGGAATCGTGATCCTCGTGTCGGTCCCGTCGGCATGGCGGATCCGGACCGAGGTCTGCACCGGCGAGTGCCCGCCCGGCGCGATCGACGCCGAGGCCGCCGCGCGTCTCGACGAGACCGGGCTCGGGGTCGCGGGGTACGTCGCGATCGGGCTCGTCCTCTCGCTCGTCCTGGCCGGGGCCTGCCTCGCGGTCTCGGCCCTCCTGCTCCGCGGCGCGAGCGCGAGCGAGACGACGGCGCGGGGAGCGATCACGGCCGCGGCCGCGCTCGTCGCGATCGCGGTCGGGTTCCCGCAGCTCGTGCCCGCGCTGGTCGCCGAGTACCCGGCCGCGGCGTGGCTCGGGACCCTCGCGGACGCCTCCGTCCTGCTCCTGGTGTGGTGGATCGCCGCGTTCCCGGACGGGGTCGTGCGCGGATGGTGGGCGCGGCTGCTCATCGTCGTCGCCGTTGCGTGGATCGCGCTGTCGATCGCGCCCGCGGGGACGGGAGCCGGCTCCGTCGCCGTCGCGGTCGGGACCGTCGTCGTCGCGGCGCTCGCGCTCGTGACCGTGATCGTGCGGCTGAGCCGACGCGACGACGCGGACCACCGGCTCGTCATCGGGACATCCGCGACGATCGGCGGGGCCCTCGCAGCGCTCGCCGCAGCCGCCGTCGTCCAGGGCGCGGGCCTCGCGCCGGTCGGCGGCCTCGTCGACCTGGCCCTGCAGGCCCTCCTCGTCGCGGCCTTCCTCGCGATCCCGATCGCCGTCGCGTCCGCGGTGCTCCGGCGCGGTCTCTGGGGCCAGGCCGCCTCCATCGCGCGCATCGTCGCGGCTTCGGCCGTCGCGATCGCGGCGGTCGCCGGGTTCGCGATCGCCGCCGCATCCCTCCACCTCGCCGGCGCCGAGCCGGCGGTCGCGCTCGCGGTGCCGGCCGCGGTGCTCGCCGTCGCGATCCCACCCCTCGATCGCCTCGCGGTCCGAGGAGCCCGGAGAGTGCTCACGGGAAGCGCCACCGACCGGCGCCGCGCGCTCGGCGACCTCGACGGACGGCTCGCGCTCGCCGCGACCTCGGGGCCGGAACCCGGTCTGATCGAGGATGCACTCGCCCGTGCCCTCGGCGTCCGCGCCGCGCGGATCGAACTCGGCGCCGACGCCGTGAGCGAGGCCGACGACCCCGCTCCGACGCTCCGTCTCCCCGTGGTCCACGCCGGGCGGAGCGAGGGAGCCGTCGTCCTCGACCCCGGTCGGGCGGGTGCCGTGCTCGATCCGGCGCAGCGCGAGGCGCTCGAGCCCGTGCTGGCGCATCTCGCGGCCGTCCTGCACGCCCGTCGGCTGGCTCGGGAGCTCGAGGCATCCCGTCGCGCACTCCTGGCGGCCCGAGAGGACGAACGCCGCAGGGTGCGCGACGACCTGCACGACGAGCTCGGACCGACCCTCGCTGCCGCGGCGCTGACGCTCGGCGCCGCGGAACGGGAGGCGACGCGCCATCCGCCGGACGCCGTGCGCCTCGTCGCCGATGCGCGGGCGCAGCTCGCCGCGGCGGTCGACGATGTGCGCAGGATCGTTCGCGGGCTCCGACCGCCCGTGCTCGACGACGTCGGCCTGGCCGAGGCGGTGCGCGCGTACGCCGCCGCGGTCGACGGCGCGGTCCGCGTCGAGGTCGTCGGCGGCGCTCCGGAGCCGCTGCCCGCCGCGGTGGAGGCGGCCGCGTACGCGATCGCACTCGAGGCGATCGCCAATGCGATCCGGCACTCCGGCGGCTCGCGATGCCGCGTCTCGTTCGGTCGCGACGGCGACCGCCTCGTGCTGGAGGTCGTGGACGACGGAACGGGCATCGCCGACGGCGCGCCGGGCATCGGATCGGCCTCGATGGAACGACGCGCTCGGGAGCAGGGCGGTCGGGTCGACATCGTCAGCGACGCCGCCGGGACGACGGTGCGAGCATCGCTTCCCCTGGCCGAGCCGGCCGCGGCGGAGGCGCCGTGA
- the ispD gene encoding 2-C-methyl-D-erythritol 4-phosphate cytidylyltransferase: MLRRSSAAPPTAAAAYGGHVNDTTVAVIVVAAGSGTRLGHPEPKALVPLGDDTVLGVALDAVLGMREAPFVVVVAPTDRLEDVRARSAARAAAASVDLVVVAGGSTRQESVSRGLAELPRAIEVVLVHDAARPLAPAAVFDEVAAAVAARGRGIVPGLPVVDTVKRVDGEGHVLETVDRSELAAMQTPQGFPREVLESAYQGAGADFTDDAALVASAGVAVDVVPGDARAFKITVPSDLHRAEHLLAERVASAAPDPAAHRAHPAHAAVPRVGTGIDVHAFADDGDAPLWLAGLHWPGERALSGHSDGDAVAHAICDALLAAAGLGDIGGMFGTADPRFSGAHGEVFLAETVRRLEAAGWRVGNVSVQVVGNRPKLAPRRAEAEAVLAGIVGAPVSVAATTTDGLGFTGRGEGVTAIATALVVPAGEQG; this comes from the coding sequence ATGCTCCGCCGGTCCTCCGCTGCTCCGCCGACCGCCGCTGCGGCGTACGGTGGACACGTGAACGACACCACCGTCGCCGTCATCGTCGTGGCAGCCGGATCCGGCACCCGTCTGGGCCACCCCGAACCGAAGGCGCTCGTCCCGCTCGGCGACGACACCGTTCTCGGGGTCGCCCTGGATGCCGTACTCGGCATGCGCGAAGCGCCGTTCGTGGTGGTGGTCGCCCCGACCGACCGTCTCGAGGACGTGCGGGCCCGAAGCGCGGCGCGCGCGGCCGCGGCGTCCGTCGACCTGGTGGTCGTCGCCGGCGGCTCGACCCGGCAGGAGTCCGTGTCCCGCGGGCTCGCCGAACTGCCGCGCGCGATCGAGGTCGTGCTCGTGCACGACGCGGCCCGTCCGCTCGCTCCCGCCGCGGTGTTCGACGAGGTCGCCGCGGCGGTCGCGGCGCGCGGCCGCGGGATCGTGCCGGGTCTGCCGGTCGTCGACACCGTCAAGCGCGTCGACGGCGAGGGACACGTCCTCGAGACGGTCGACCGTTCGGAGCTCGCCGCGATGCAGACGCCGCAGGGCTTCCCGCGCGAGGTGCTCGAGTCGGCCTACCAGGGCGCCGGAGCGGACTTCACCGACGACGCCGCCCTCGTCGCGTCGGCGGGCGTCGCGGTCGACGTCGTGCCCGGCGATGCACGGGCGTTCAAGATCACGGTGCCGTCCGACCTGCACCGCGCCGAGCACCTGCTCGCCGAGCGCGTCGCGTCCGCCGCTCCGGATCCCGCGGCGCACCGAGCGCATCCCGCGCACGCCGCCGTCCCGAGGGTCGGCACCGGCATCGACGTCCACGCGTTCGCCGACGACGGCGACGCCCCGCTGTGGCTCGCCGGCCTGCACTGGCCGGGGGAGCGCGCGCTCTCGGGGCACAGCGACGGCGACGCGGTCGCGCACGCGATCTGCGACGCGCTGCTGGCCGCGGCCGGTCTCGGCGACATCGGCGGCATGTTCGGCACCGCCGATCCGCGGTTCTCGGGCGCGCACGGCGAGGTCTTCCTCGCCGAGACCGTGCGGCGACTCGAGGCTGCCGGATGGCGCGTCGGCAACGTGTCGGTCCAGGTCGTCGGCAACCGGCCCAAGCTGGCGCCCCGCCGCGCCGAGGCGGAGGCCGTGCTGGCCGGAATCGTCGGCGCGCCGGTGAGCGTCGCGGCGACCACGACCGACGGACTCGGCTTCACCGGTCGCGGCGAGGGCGTCACCGCGATCGCGACCGCGCTCGTCGTCCCCGCCGGCGAGCAGGGCTGA